One Calditrichia bacterium DNA window includes the following coding sequences:
- a CDS encoding STAS domain-containing protein, protein MKIDFEINGNTMHISFHGDILYAETIDLSGFFDKRLAESFDEAVLDFSDVTGITSSAIGAVIDFHGKLKKKSRSMRISGMSDKAYTVFKYFKLDELFPIEK, encoded by the coding sequence ATGAAAATTGATTTCGAAATCAACGGCAACACGATGCACATTTCGTTTCACGGCGATATTTTGTATGCCGAAACGATCGACCTCAGCGGATTTTTCGACAAACGGCTGGCGGAATCGTTCGATGAAGCCGTGCTCGATTTTTCGGATGTCACCGGCATCACCAGTTCTGCCATCGGCGCGGTCATCGATTTTCACGGCAAATTGAAGAAAAAAAGCCGCAGCATGCGCATCTCCGGAATGAGCGACAAAGCCTACACCGTCTTCAAATATTTCAAGCTCGACGAATTGTTTCCCATCGAAAAATAA